Below is a window of Spelaeicoccus albus DNA.
ATCGCTCAACCGTGCGTGGATGTCAAGGACAAAGCGTGTGTCGACGAATGTCCCGTCGACTGCATTTACGAAGGCGAACGCTCGCTCTACATCCACCCGGACGAATGCGTCGATTGCGGTGCTTGCGAACCGGTTTGCCCGGTCGAAGCGATCTATTACGAGGACGACACGCCGGAGGAATGGGCGGACTACTACAAGGCAAACGTCGAGTTCTTCGACGAACTCGGTTCGCCGGGCGGAGCCGCAAAACTCGGCAATACCCACACCGACCATCCCATGATCGCCGCCTTGCCGCCGCAGAACCAGGATTACCAGGGCCGATGAGCCTTGGCCTGACGCTGCCCGACTACCCCTGGGAGTCGCTGGCGCCGTACGCCAAGACGGCGCGCAGCCATCCGGGCGGCGTG
It encodes the following:
- the fdxA gene encoding ferredoxin; the protein is MTYVIAQPCVDVKDKACVDECPVDCIYEGERSLYIHPDECVDCGACEPVCPVEAIYYEDDTPEEWADYYKANVEFFDELGSPGGAAKLGNTHTDHPMIAALPPQNQDYQGR